The following coding sequences are from one Shewanella eurypsychrophilus window:
- the lepA gene encoding translation elongation factor 4, giving the protein MKHIRNFSIIAHIDHGKSTLSDRLIQFCGGLSDREMAAQVLDSMDIERERGITIKAQSVTLNYEANDGETYQLNFIDTPGHVDFSYEVSRSLAACEGALLVVDAGQGVEAQTLANCYTALEMELDVVPILNKIDLPQADPDRVAEEIEDIVGIEAADAVRCSAKTGIGIKDVLEVIVAQVPPPEGDKEAPLQALIIDSWFDSYQGVVSLVRIKHGSLKKGDKFKVMSTGQNYNADRVGIFTPKQTDTQELRTGEVGYVIAGIKEIHGAPVGDTLTLAKHGAEKPLAGFKKVKPQVYAGLFPISTDDYESFRDALNKLSLNDASLFFEPETSSALGFGFRIGFLGLLHMEIIQERLEREYNLDLITTAPTVVYEIVTTNGETIYVDNPSDLPAINSIEEMREPIVETNILVPKEYLGNVITLCIEKRGVQKSMVYHGNQVAITYELPMAEVVMDFFDRLKSTSRGYASLEYNFVRFEPADMVRLDILINGDRVDALAMIIHRGLIRSKGLALVNKMKELIPRQMFDIAVQAAVGTQVIARSSIKAMRKDVTAKCYGGDISRKKKLLQKQKDGKKRMKSVGNVEVPQEAFLAVLKLND; this is encoded by the coding sequence ATGAAGCACATTAGAAATTTTTCAATTATTGCCCATATTGATCATGGCAAATCAACACTCTCTGACCGTTTGATTCAGTTCTGCGGCGGTCTATCAGATCGTGAGATGGCGGCCCAAGTACTGGACTCAATGGATATTGAGCGTGAACGCGGTATTACCATTAAGGCGCAAAGTGTCACGCTGAATTATGAAGCGAATGATGGTGAGACTTATCAACTGAATTTCATTGATACGCCTGGTCACGTCGATTTCTCTTACGAGGTTTCTCGCTCATTAGCTGCCTGTGAAGGTGCTTTACTGGTTGTAGATGCCGGTCAAGGTGTTGAGGCTCAAACCTTAGCAAACTGTTACACAGCGTTAGAGATGGAATTAGACGTCGTTCCGATTTTGAATAAAATCGACCTACCTCAAGCCGATCCAGATCGTGTCGCCGAAGAGATTGAAGACATTGTCGGTATTGAAGCGGCTGATGCAGTTCGTTGCTCTGCCAAAACGGGTATTGGTATTAAAGACGTACTCGAAGTTATCGTGGCGCAAGTTCCACCGCCAGAAGGTGATAAAGAAGCACCATTACAGGCCTTAATCATCGACTCTTGGTTCGATAGTTACCAAGGGGTCGTGTCACTGGTTCGAATTAAGCATGGTTCTTTGAAGAAAGGCGATAAGTTTAAAGTGATGTCCACTGGACAAAACTATAACGCCGATCGCGTGGGCATATTCACTCCTAAGCAAACTGATACTCAGGAACTTAGAACCGGTGAAGTTGGCTACGTGATTGCGGGGATCAAAGAGATCCACGGCGCACCAGTAGGTGATACTTTGACCTTGGCTAAACATGGTGCTGAAAAGCCTCTTGCTGGTTTTAAGAAGGTGAAGCCGCAAGTTTATGCCGGTTTATTCCCTATCTCGACTGACGATTATGAAAGCTTTCGTGATGCGTTAAACAAGCTAAGTCTAAACGATGCATCCTTGTTCTTTGAACCTGAGACATCATCAGCACTGGGTTTTGGTTTCCGTATTGGCTTCTTGGGCTTGCTCCACATGGAGATCATCCAAGAGCGTCTAGAGCGTGAATACAACTTAGATCTGATCACGACAGCCCCTACGGTTGTGTATGAGATTGTCACTACCAATGGCGAGACCATCTATGTCGATAATCCATCGGATCTGCCTGCGATAAACAGTATCGAAGAGATGCGAGAGCCGATTGTTGAAACAAATATTCTGGTACCTAAAGAATATTTGGGTAACGTTATTACTCTGTGTATTGAAAAGCGTGGTGTTCAAAAGAGCATGGTTTATCACGGCAACCAAGTCGCGATAACCTATGAGTTACCTATGGCTGAAGTGGTCATGGATTTCTTCGACCGCCTTAAATCAACCAGTCGTGGTTATGCGTCACTCGAATATAACTTTGTCCGTTTTGAACCTGCTGACATGGTACGTTTAGATATCTTGATCAACGGTGACAGAGTCGATGCGCTGGCGATGATCATTCATAGAGGCTTGATCCGCTCCAAGGGGCTGGCACTGGTCAATAAGATGAAAGAGCTTATTCCACGTCAGATGTTCGATATTGCCGTTCAAGCGGCAGTGGGTACTCAAGTCATTGCACGTTCTTCGATTAAAGCGATGCGTAAAGATGTCACGGCCAAGTGTTATGGCGGTGATATATCGCGTAAGAAGAAGCTTCTTCAGAAGCAGAAAGACGGTAAGAAACGAATGAAGTCAGTGGGTAATGTCGAAGTACCGCAGGAAGCGTTCCTCGCAGTACTCAAACTCAACGATTAA
- a CDS encoding MucB/RseB C-terminal domain-containing protein — translation MRFIILVLLAFNFPVMAQEDLSPKAWLENMSQALREQEFKISLIQLQADHIRPLVYIHGKVEDQEVAFLEHLNGPPKNAVRVGNTVTFIEHDQPAYSVNASRIQGILPPAFADDISKLEAGYQFVLGGRSRLAGRPSQLVRIIPNDEFRYGYQVWLDMESFLPLRYDMLTQDKELLEQILVVELLVLDEAPAILNEAYRQEWPAVVSQSKRDAGDDWAFKWLPAGFEILVKDSHRLMGSHEAVEYIALSDGIANISVYVARVGETKMPEELVTRNGLSLATEVVGNFEVVAVGKVPAETLSRVAKSIAIQ, via the coding sequence TTGCGTTTTATTATCTTGGTGCTGTTAGCTTTTAATTTTCCTGTGATGGCACAGGAAGATCTGTCTCCAAAGGCCTGGTTGGAAAATATGAGCCAAGCCTTACGGGAGCAAGAATTCAAAATATCTCTTATTCAATTGCAAGCGGATCATATCCGTCCCCTCGTTTACATCCACGGTAAAGTAGAAGATCAAGAAGTTGCTTTTTTAGAGCACCTTAATGGACCTCCTAAAAATGCTGTTAGAGTTGGAAATACAGTCACCTTTATCGAGCATGATCAACCCGCATACAGCGTAAATGCGAGTCGAATACAAGGTATTCTTCCGCCCGCTTTCGCTGATGATATTTCAAAGCTTGAAGCCGGTTATCAGTTCGTTTTGGGAGGTCGTAGTCGTTTAGCGGGACGTCCAAGCCAGTTAGTGCGTATTATTCCAAATGATGAGTTTCGCTATGGGTATCAGGTTTGGTTAGATATGGAGTCATTTCTTCCACTTCGTTACGATATGCTGACGCAAGATAAAGAATTACTTGAACAGATATTAGTCGTTGAGTTACTTGTACTGGATGAAGCTCCTGCGATTCTAAACGAAGCATATAGGCAAGAATGGCCTGCCGTTGTGTCTCAGTCTAAACGAGATGCCGGTGATGACTGGGCGTTCAAATGGTTGCCTGCAGGTTTTGAAATACTCGTTAAAGATAGTCACAGATTAATGGGCAGTCATGAAGCTGTTGAGTATATTGCCTTAAGCGACGGTATTGCTAATATTTCGGTTTACGTTGCACGCGTAGGTGAAACTAAAATGCCAGAAGAGCTAGTGACGCGAAATGGTTTGTCTTTAGCCACTGAAGTAGTGGGTAACTTTGAAGTCGTTGCTGTTGGTAAGGTGCCTGCTGAGACCTTATCACGTGTTGCTAAGAGTATTGCGATACAATAG
- a CDS encoding SoxR reducing system RseC family protein: protein MMEEMAKVIHSDDKGWVTVEVKVKNSCSHCDNSDSCGTSAVASAFSAKVQTFSIQADQQYQPGQLLKLGLPESVILKAAALVYLLPLLGLFIGATLANILLEPFVVEVSDLHVIPLALFGAYIAWFYAKRIAKRMEASSQPVIISSLGQSL, encoded by the coding sequence ATGATGGAAGAGATGGCGAAAGTTATTCATAGCGATGATAAAGGCTGGGTCACTGTCGAGGTCAAAGTCAAAAATTCCTGTAGTCATTGTGATAACAGTGATTCTTGCGGTACCTCTGCAGTAGCATCGGCATTCTCTGCAAAAGTTCAAACCTTCTCCATACAGGCTGATCAGCAATATCAGCCTGGACAGCTATTAAAGTTAGGATTACCGGAAAGTGTAATACTAAAGGCTGCGGCTCTGGTATATCTGCTGCCTTTACTCGGGCTTTTTATTGGTGCAACATTGGCGAATATTTTGCTTGAGCCATTTGTTGTCGAAGTCAGTGATTTGCATGTGATTCCGTTGGCGCTTTTTGGGGCTTATATTGCTTGGTTTTATGCTAAGAGAATCGCTAAGAGAATGGAAGCCTCCAGCCAACCTGTGATTATCTCGAGCCTAGGTCAGAGTCTGTAA
- the rpoE gene encoding RNA polymerase sigma factor RpoE, whose amino-acid sequence MSGQISDQQLVERVQQGDKNAFNLLVLKYQNKVMNLIARYVRNQADVADVAQEAFIKAYRALPNFRGESAFYTWLYRIAVNTAKNHLVAQGRRAPANDVDVEEAEYYDGSDALKEFASPERLLMADDIQKVVFDALDSLPEELKMAISLRELDGMSYEEIASVMDCPVGTVRSRIFRAREAIDKKLQPLLQE is encoded by the coding sequence ATGAGTGGACAAATAAGTGATCAACAACTTGTTGAGCGTGTTCAACAGGGTGATAAAAACGCGTTTAATCTATTGGTATTGAAGTATCAGAACAAAGTGATGAACCTGATTGCACGTTATGTGCGAAATCAGGCTGATGTTGCTGATGTGGCTCAAGAGGCTTTTATTAAAGCTTATCGGGCATTACCAAATTTTAGAGGTGAAAGTGCTTTTTACACCTGGTTGTACCGAATAGCGGTTAATACCGCAAAGAATCATCTGGTTGCTCAGGGGCGTAGAGCTCCGGCAAATGATGTCGATGTAGAAGAAGCCGAATATTACGATGGTAGCGATGCGTTAAAGGAGTTTGCTTCTCCTGAACGTTTGTTAATGGCCGATGATATTCAGAAAGTGGTTTTTGATGCGTTAGACTCATTACCAGAAGAATTAAAAATGGCTATCTCATTACGAGAGCTTGATGGCATGAGTTACGAAGAAATTGCGAGTGTAATGGATTGTCCCGTTGGCACAGTAAGATCACGTATCTTTAGAGCCCGAGAAGCGATCGATAAAAAACTTCAGCCTTTGCTGCAAGAATAG
- the nadB gene encoding L-aspartate oxidase, producing MKQVVEHQSDILVIGSGAAGLTLALHLAEKSQVILLSKGPLSEGSTYYAQGGIASVFDEDDTVESHVADTLVAGAGLCDEPVVKFTAENAKASMEWLIQCGVAFDKEETSDGDTANAPYHLTREGGHSHRRILHAADATGKEVQVTLQDRARQHPNILVLERYNAIDLITSRKLNLSGNRVLGAYVWNRDVEQVETVKARFVAIATGGSSKVYQYTSNPDIASGDGIAMAWRSGCRVANMEFNQFHPTCLYHADARNFLLTEALRGEGAYLRRPDGTRFMPEFDDRAELAPRDIVARAIDYEMKRLGSDCVYLDITHKPADFVIKHFPTIYKRCLEFGIDITTDPIPVVPAAHYTCGGVMTDLHGQTDLNGLYAIGEVAYTGLHGANRLASNSLLECLVFARAAGEDIAGLLHKIPMPGQLPAWDESKVSNSDEEVVIAHNWHELRLFMWDYVGIVRSDKRLERALRRCAMLQQEIQEYYSNFRVSNNLLELRNLVQVAELIIRSAMERKESRGLHYNIDHPQLLDNPTPTILQPDR from the coding sequence ATGAAACAAGTAGTTGAACACCAATCTGATATTTTGGTTATCGGCAGCGGCGCTGCAGGTCTGACTCTAGCACTGCATCTAGCTGAAAAATCACAAGTTATTTTATTATCAAAAGGCCCACTGAGTGAAGGTTCAACTTACTATGCTCAAGGCGGTATTGCGTCCGTATTCGATGAGGACGATACCGTAGAGTCTCATGTTGCAGATACCTTAGTCGCTGGTGCCGGGCTTTGCGATGAACCCGTGGTTAAGTTTACTGCTGAAAATGCCAAAGCATCCATGGAATGGCTCATTCAGTGTGGTGTGGCTTTCGATAAAGAAGAAACCAGCGATGGCGATACGGCAAATGCGCCTTATCACTTGACCCGAGAGGGCGGTCACAGTCACAGACGCATACTCCATGCAGCGGATGCAACAGGTAAAGAAGTTCAGGTCACACTGCAAGACAGAGCTAGACAACATCCTAATATCCTAGTTCTAGAACGCTATAACGCCATTGACCTCATCACATCACGAAAATTAAACCTGTCTGGGAATCGCGTTTTAGGCGCCTATGTCTGGAATAGAGATGTCGAGCAGGTAGAAACGGTTAAAGCCCGTTTTGTAGCAATTGCCACCGGCGGCAGCTCTAAAGTTTATCAATATACCTCTAACCCAGATATTGCATCCGGTGATGGTATTGCGATGGCATGGCGCTCAGGCTGCCGAGTCGCTAACATGGAATTTAACCAGTTCCATCCAACGTGTCTTTATCATGCAGATGCCAGAAACTTTCTGTTAACTGAAGCACTACGCGGAGAAGGCGCATACCTAAGACGCCCTGATGGCACGCGATTTATGCCTGAATTCGATGATAGAGCCGAGCTTGCGCCGAGAGATATCGTTGCCCGAGCGATAGATTACGAGATGAAACGACTCGGATCGGATTGTGTTTATCTCGATATCACTCATAAGCCCGCAGACTTTGTGATTAAACACTTTCCAACGATATATAAACGTTGCTTAGAGTTTGGTATCGATATCACCACAGACCCAATACCTGTTGTACCTGCCGCTCATTATACCTGCGGTGGTGTGATGACAGACCTACACGGTCAAACTGATCTTAATGGTTTGTACGCTATTGGAGAAGTCGCCTACACAGGCTTACATGGTGCTAATCGCTTAGCCAGTAACTCGCTACTTGAGTGTTTAGTTTTTGCCCGAGCAGCGGGTGAAGACATTGCAGGGTTATTACATAAAATACCTATGCCAGGCCAATTACCAGCATGGGATGAAAGTAAAGTTTCTAATTCTGATGAAGAGGTCGTCATTGCCCATAACTGGCATGAGCTTCGTTTGTTTATGTGGGATTATGTCGGCATCGTTCGTTCAGATAAACGCTTAGAGAGAGCCTTGCGACGCTGTGCAATGTTACAACAAGAGATCCAAGAGTATTACAGTAACTTCAGAGTCAGCAATAACTTACTTGAACTCAGAAATCTGGTCCAAGTTGCTGAGTTGATCATCCGCAGTGCGATGGAACGAAAAGAGAGTCGAGGACTGCATTACAACATAGATCATCCTCAGCTTTTGGATAATCCGACCCCGACGATTCTGCAGCCTGACAGATAA
- a CDS encoding sigma-E factor negative regulatory protein, protein MDKLGQEWVSAAVDGETDEQTLAELAADEGSHQQWRDYHMIGDAMRGELAKSINLDLSASIAAAIDKEPTIIAPVNKPSVSKQGQNNQTGFANVIPMFKQFGQYAIAASVALVAVVGVQNYNQEASIDSAPLSVLNTRPLVGSVTPVSLQTGPIQQNQSFTNDQVMEQRQRVNAYIQDHMLQQRLNNGPKIEDNSVVDSIPVSQ, encoded by the coding sequence ATGGATAAATTAGGTCAGGAATGGGTATCCGCTGCCGTCGATGGTGAAACCGACGAGCAGACTTTGGCTGAATTAGCAGCCGATGAGGGTTCACATCAGCAGTGGCGTGATTATCATATGATAGGCGACGCGATGCGTGGTGAACTAGCTAAGTCAATAAACTTAGATCTTAGCGCCAGCATTGCAGCAGCTATCGATAAAGAGCCGACAATTATTGCCCCGGTCAACAAACCGAGTGTCAGTAAGCAAGGCCAGAATAATCAAACAGGTTTCGCTAATGTGATCCCTATGTTTAAACAGTTTGGTCAATACGCTATTGCAGCTAGTGTTGCTTTAGTCGCTGTTGTCGGTGTACAGAATTATAACCAGGAAGCATCAATCGATTCGGCTCCTTTGTCAGTGCTTAATACTCGTCCTTTAGTGGGCAGTGTTACACCAGTAAGCCTGCAAACTGGACCTATACAACAGAATCAAAGTTTCACCAATGATCAGGTTATGGAGCAACGTCAACGCGTTAATGCATATATTCAAGATCATATGCTACAACAAAGATTGAATAATGGCCCCAAAATAGAGGACAATAGTGTTGTTGATTCCATTCCTGTGAGTCAATAG